Part of the Xanthomonas sp. SI genome is shown below.
CTGAGATGGAGGCGGATGAGGCCAAGCGATTCGATGATGTCGAAAGAAATTTTGATTGCTCTGGGATGGGATGTTACTGGTCGGAGGGGATGATCAGAAGTAATCTCAAGATAAGGGCATACATCATCTGTCAAGGGCTTGATCGTCTTGGACAGCCAACCCTTTTGTGCGAATTCCAGCGTGCGTGCGATTACGTCGGTATTGGTTACGCGGTCCCGTCTGCAGGGCGTAATAGAGAGTCATTTCTGAAGGCGTCTCAATGCGCGCCGAGTAAGTAGTAAGCGCGACAAGACGAGCATAGTTAGGAGATCGCCTCCTTGCGACACGGGCCGGGCAGTGCACCCATCGGTTTCTATGGGCCGGGAAGGTGGTGCCCGGCTTTTGATCATGCTTGGATGGCAGGACTCTAGGAACCCTCACCGCTGAAGCCATGGACATCAATTCTCTCCAGGTCATTCTTGCCCGCTGTGTCGAGTCGCGTCAGCAGAACGAGCGCTTCAGGTCCCTGCTGCCCGAAGCAGTCCCGACCTCGTTGCGAGTGAATTTTGCCAGATGCGCCATCGATTTAGCACTTGAGCATCACTCCGCGCTTATTCGTGTGGTCGAGGCGGGCGAATACGGCTCCGCTGGTGCCTTGCTGCGTCCTATCTTGGAAGCCTCCACGATTGGCTTTTGGTTCGTCTACGTGGCGTCATGCGAGGAGATTCAGGGTCTCCAACTGGATGGGTCTGACAACCCCATTGATGATGTCCCGATGCTGGCAGCCATTGCCGCTCAGTTGGCCACCACGTTTCCGCTCATCCAAGGCTTGGTAGATGGGTTCAAGAAGGGGGGCGCTGCGAAGTGGCTCCACAATTATGCGCATGGTGGGACACCTCAGCTCAATCGCAGAATCGGGCCAGGTTGGACAGAAGGCGACGTGATGCTGATGCTGATCCGCGCTGATCTCTTCAGTGTGTTGGCCGGTTGCCTGGAGACTGTTCTCGCCCCAAATCCTCCCCTATCGAGCTATGGGTTTGCCCGGCGGGATCAGTTGGGAGGCGAGTTCCATAGAGAGTTCGGAGCGCCTGAGGTGCCGCAGCAGCCTCCAGAACTGTCGGTTGCTCCTTTGTTGTCAACCGATTGCGAGGAGCGGTCGAGTGAAAGCTAATCCAACCAAGCCTGATGCTCACTTGGAGAAGTTGGTCGCCCAAGTCCGGGCGGTGACGGAGGCGTGGGGAAATAAGCATGACTTCCTTCACGACTCGGGGCACAAAGATCCGCTGAAGCACTACGACTCTGAGCCGGGTGAAGGTGAGCCCTTGCTGACTTTTTGGTCTGAAGGCGACGCGCGCAGGGTGCTCTACGAGGGATATGAAGAGGCCGACGAACTTTTAGAAGAGCTTGAGAAGCTAGGTGTCTTCCTGGAGTGGGACGACTCAGTCACGGCCAACTACTACCTGATCGATCAAGAGACTGAGCTCCAGCGACAGTTTGATGCCTTGGCCCAGTGGAAGTGGACTTGCCGCTTGATTGAAGCCGACACTGCGGACGTATCCGGTGACATCTACTCTTACTTCGCACAAAACCCTGAGGACTTTCATCGACTCCCACATCGAGCATTCGAAGAGCTCATCAGCAGCATTTTTGCTGCGCGAGGCTGGAAAACGCGCGTGGGTCCTGGGAGCGGAGACAAGGGCGTGGACGTTCGGATCTGGCAAGAATCACCATTGGATGACAACCTCACGCTGATCCAGGCCAAGCGGTATGCCAAGCACCAACCCATTGGGCTTGAAGCAGTGGCAGCACTTGAAGCACATTCCAAGCGTGAGCAGGCCAACGGCTTGTTCATCACCACGTCCCGGTATCTGCCGGGCGTTCATGACTGGGCAGGCCGTGAAAGCGTGCTCCAGCTAGCAGACACGTCTGATCTTCGGGAGTGGTGCCGCGAAGCATCGCATCTTGCAATGAAGGAGCGCGCCCATGCGTTGGCATTGGAATCCCTCTTGCCGCTACTTCACCGGATACGGGAAGGGGTGGCATACGACCGCCTTGTGGCGTGTAGTGAAACCACGTCGTTTTGCGTCGTGCTCAAAGAAAATGCTACCGGGGCATTGCTGGCGCACATCCCCTCAGTGCTGGTTGCGGGCGATCTGCACCGGGGTGCCAAGATGCCTGTGCTTGACGGGCAGGTGGTCGAGGAAATGCCAGGGGGTGCAGTTTTTCGGGCGATTCGAAAGGTGACTGATAGTAGGGTTCACTACTGGGGAAAGCGCCGCTACTACACCCCGTGGGATGGTCAGCCGCTTTGGTATGACACTTGGGATTGAAGTCGGGTAGTTTGCCCGTAACCTCCCTCTGCGGATTCCGCTAAAGTGTCGGACCCTGTTTGAACTGGCGCTCGCCACCCGAGCGTGCGCTTAGAGGAAGTCGTTGTTGATGGCGTTGAAGGGTCTGTTGGTTCTGTTTTTGGTTTTTGCTTCGGTTCCTGGCGTGGCAGCAGAGTTGGTCGGCCGCGCGACCGTCACGGACGGGGACACCCTGACCGTGGCGAAGCAGCGCATCCGCCTGTGGGGCATCGATGCCCCGGAAAGCGCCCAGCAATGTTCGACCAAAGACGGGCGCTCCTGGCCATGTGGTCGGCGGTCCGCCGCAGCGTTGGACGGCTATGTGCTGGACAAGACCGTTCGGTGCCAGCCCAAGGACACGGACCGCTACGGCCGAGTGGTGGCCGAGTGCTTCGTCCAAGGGCAGTCGGTCAACCGCTGGATGGTGAGCTCCGGTTGGGCGGTCGCGTATCGCCAATACGCGACGGCATTCATTGCAGACGAGGCCGACGCGCGCCAGCACCAGCGCAACCTCTGGCAAGGGCCGTTTCAGATGCCCGTGGACTACCGCCGCAGCAAGCGCGATCAGACGGCAAGCCAAACGCCAGCGGCCGCGCGACCGGTGTCCAGCGGATGCCGCATGAAGGGCAACATCTCCCGCCAAGGCAAGAAGATCTACCACGTGCCCGGCCAGCGGGACTACGAGCGGACCAGCATCGACCTGAGCTACGGCGAGCGCATGTTCTGTCGTCCTGAGGAGGCAGCTCGGGCAGGGTGGCAGCCGGCAAAGCGCTGAGCTCTTCGGGCGCATTAGGAGCTGCGGCACCAAGGCGAAGGCCGCGCCCATTTGTCTGCCCAAGCAGCCGCTGATGGCGCTAGACTCCGGTCACAGTAATTCGACGGACGTGAGCCTATGGATGGGACGCAACGCATGGAAACGATGACCACCGGTGAGCCCATGAAGGGGGAGTTCTTCGAACTGTTGCCGGACGCCCGGCGTGGGGGCAAAGGCCACGGTGTGGTCTTTGAAAACGAGAACGTTCTGCGAACGCCGCCGCGCCTCATCGTGAAGCCAAAGGAAGGCGGGTTCCCGCCATTGCGCGAAACCCCACGCTTGGTTTACCACCCCAATGAGGGCGTGCTGCCTCAGGACCTGGAGGGAGGCTTCAGCGGCTATTGGTTGGTTTCCGAACGGTTGCGCCGTGTGATGGAATCAGTGGATGCGGACGCCTTCGTCTTCGCTGAGGCTGACTATCGCTTGGCCGATGGTTCCGAAGGTCCGACTGTCTTCCTCTGCGATGTGGTTCGCACCTTGGATGCTTTGGACGAAGAAGCGTCTGAGCTCAACATCGAGATCAGTGACGATTTCGAAGCGGGTAAATACTATGACCTCACCGGCAACATCCGGCTGGCCTTCAGACGGGATGTTCTGGGTTCGGCACATGTTTTCAGGTTGTCTTTCCATGGCGGTGTCTTCTGCGATAGAACGTTCAAGGAGGCTGTTCAGGCAGCGCGCATTGTCACGCGTAGCAAGTCCAATGGGCTTTGGTTATATGACACGGTGAACTGCTGCGTCGAGAACAAAGGCAGCAAGAAGGAGTCGATCCATGTCTAGCCGCGGAACTCTTTTCCAAGACCACAACCACGTCAAATCCAGACGAGAAGCACACACAGTAATGGTAGAGCTAGACTCTGTCGCAGTGATCCGAAGGCAATGACCCTATGGATGGAATGCAACGCGTGGACACAACGATGACCAATCAGCCCAAGCCGGGTGCCTTCTACATGGTCGTATCGGACATGGAGAGCAACAGGCAGCCCTGCGGGGTGAGGTTCGACAACCTCCGCCAGCTGCGGTCGCCACCCCGAGTGATCCTGCGTCCGGAAGGGGGCGGCTTTCCTTCAATGCTCGAACAACCGCAGATGACCTATGACCCCAGCGCAGGCCCCGAGCCTCGTGATCTGGAGCCAGGGTTCGGCGGTTATTGGTTGGTGTCCGAGCGACTCCATGACGTCATGTGCTCGGTTGATCCCCGCGCATTTGCGTTCATCGAGGTGGATTACCGCTTGGCCGATGGCATCAAGGGCCCGCCGCACTTCCTGTGCGACGTGGTTCGAGAGCTGGACGCCTTGGACGAAGAGTCATCGCGGCTGAAGATCGAGGTCGATGACGAGTTTGTGCGCGGGAAGTTCTATTACTTCGGTGGGGGAGCCAGCCTTGCTTTCCGGCGTGAGGTTCTGGGGGATTCACGCGTATTCCGGTTGCCGTTCAACCCGTCGGTGTTCTGCGATCGGGAGTTCAAGGGTGCGGTTCACGATGCTGGGATACCTGACGACGCAGAAGTCAGTGGGATCTCTTTTATTGACGCGTCGGACCTCTGATCCCACCAGGCGATAAGGAAGGATCCTAGAACATGCCAGACAAGCCCCTCTTCCAACCGCACCACGCCATCGAACAGCAAGCATTTACGCGCGATCCTCTGTTACAGGTGCTTGTGGATACCGGTCGGTTCAATAAGGACGCGGCCACCAATCTGATCAACTTGCCCAACGACAAGGCGCTTGCTCACGCCATCGGGGTTACGCCGCATACGGGCCGTCCAATCAAAGATTATGGCCTCGGTTTGAACTATGTCCTTGAGCGCTTGGCTACCACGAAAGATGGTCAGGCGGCATTGATGGAAGATCCGGACGCCTTAGATCGAGTGGCCCTCAAGGTCCAGCGATTGAGCGACACCGCGCAGGTGGCTCTCATCAATGGCGACCTGCGCACGAACATTGCGCTGGGACAGACGATGGACCAAACGCGGTCTGTCACCCAGGCATTCTTTGTGGACCCGAACGGCTACGCCGCCCAGAACGCGACGCAGTTGGACGCACACGCCCAGGCCAGTGCCAATGCACGCCAATGGGGCGGGGTGACACACAGCGAAGGCCGTATCGTTTCCACGTTGCAGCACTTCCACAGCTCTGGACAGCCGCTGCTAGGGGGCGGCAACCTCGATATTCAGCGCCATGGGCTGTCCCAGGCCATCTCCAGTGCTTACCACGACGGCCGGTTGACCATTTCGCCAAGCGGTGTGGCAGTGGTCGAGAACACCCTGGGCGAGGAGGCCGCACAGAACCTTCGCGTGCCCCGCGGCCAGCGTGGTGAAGTCGCCATGCAGCTGTTGATGGGCGAAGCCTCCGCGCGCGGCCTGACCCGTGCCGGCGGTCTCCTGGCCACGGGCGCGGATGCGGTGATGACCGCCCGCGCCGCATCGGCGTTGATGGAGCAGGGCAACACCACGGCTGCGCAGTCGGAGGTTCAGCACGCCATTGCGCGCAACGCGGGCGGCTGGGCCGGCGGTGCGTCCACCGCGGCCGCGCTGGGCAGCAGCAGCGGCTTTGTGCCCGCGGCTTTGGTGGTGGGCGACGCTGTCTTGATGAGCAAGGCCTTCGACAAGGCCGTGGACCTCAAAGAAAACCGCGACATCTTCCACCAGACCGACAAGGCCGGGGTGGACTGGCAGTTCAACGGCCGCAACTGGGACCGCCAGGGCCAGCTGCAAGAGGGGCAGGGCAAGGCGGTTGAGCAGGACGTGGTGGCCAGCTACGCCAAGTCCCAGGAGCTGGGGGCGATGGCCAATGCCAAGGCGGCCGAGTTTGCGCTGGGCAAAGCGCCCCCGCCGCAGGATCCGTTCAACCTCCCAGCCAAGGCCGACGACCGGACGGGCCTCGACAACCAGAACTGGCATCGCAATCCGGCCACCGAGTCCTGGGAGCGCCAGGTCAAGACCGGCGTGACGGGGGCTGATGATCGCGGCGTCTACGAGCCACAAATCGCAAACGCGGACCAGACGCAGCGCCTGAATCAGGAGGCTCTGGCTCGGATCGAGGGCAACATCGCCACCGGCCGCGAGGCCATCGCCCAGGCCTACCTGGAGAGCCATGCCGCCCAGCGCGGGCAGGACTACGGCGTGGGGGTGCCCGCCGCGGTGGAGAACGCCCGGGCCAAGCCCGACCAGGTGCAGGGACACGACGGCCAGCTCTACCAGCGCACTGCTGAGGGGCATTGGGCGGGCAAGGACGGGGTAGCTAGCGGCAATCTGGCGGTCGAGTTGGAGCTCACCAACCAGATACGCCAGCCCTCGCTGGAGCGCGCCCAGGAGAACTTGGCGGCCATTGAGGCTCGCCCCGCGCCCACGGCGGCGCAGATGGAGCACAACGAGCTCCTGCATCGCTACCGGGCTGTCGGCATCGACCTCAACGCACAAGAGAACAACTTAGAGGCAGTGAAGCTTGCCACCCAGCGCACGCAAGAAGCCGAAGGCCTCACCGGCCGGATGGTGCAACGGCTGAAGCCGAACGAGCAGGGCCAATACGGCTACGACAGCCCGATCGTGCACTACCAGGTCGGCCAAGACGGGGTGGCCCACCAGGTCGCGGTGACTACCTCCGACGAGTTGCGCCAGGCCAAGGCCGAGCTGGGCCAGCCCGCCATGGCGCACGTGCCAACGCTGGCGACGGTCTCCGTGTCGGCACCAGGCCGCAGCAAAGAGCAGGACGCCGAACCGGCGCAGGAGAAGGCGGCGCAGGGGCCGATGCTGGCCGACAACCCCGCGCACCCGGACCACCCCACCTACCAGACGATCCATTCCTGGGTCAGCGGAACGGGGAACTGGAACGAGGAGGAGAGCCGGAACGTCACCGCAGCGCTCTACAAGCAGCAGACCGAAGACCCGCTGGTGAAGCGGGTGGACCGGGTGACCGGTGCGCTAGGCAAGGACGGAGCCGAGAACGTGCTGGCGGTCTACGCACCGTTTGGCGACAAGCTGCCGATCTTCCACGCTCGGGTGGATGGGCGGGAGGCGGCTCAGCAGCCGGCGGAGCAGAACCTGGTGCAGGCTGAGGTCATCAAGCAGGATCAGGTGCGTCAGCAGCAGCTAGAGATGAGTCAGCAACAAAATACACAAGTTCAAATAGGACTTGGCAGGTCTTTTTGAAAAACCAGTCATATAGATAAATGGGGGCGGCAGCGTCATGTGGATTTGCGAAGGCTCAAGAATCGACTGGACCGCTGTTGCCGCCATAATCGCACTGATCATATGGATGGTCGATGGTTGGCGTCGTCGCAAGGAAAGGGCTGCTACTCGTCGCCTTCTCGCGCAGATCATGACCACGCCGGTTGGCGTTGCTCAAATCGAAATCGCTCAGTTCAGAACGCTGGTTGTTCCATCGGCTGAAGATCAGTCGATACTTTTAGGGCTTATAAATAGCCAGGAGGCGCGTAGAGATTTTGCAAAAAAGGCTTTTCAAGTTAAATTTGAGCTTCCCGCGCAGTTCCTCGATAAAGCCGATGTGTTCGGGCAGTTCACATCAAATCGACTGGCTTGGGCTTTTTCTCAAACCACTCGTTTGCATACCATGTGGAGGCTATTCGCAGAAACGTCCGATCAGGTTGGCGATGATGAAATGCATGAAAAGCTAAAGCACGCTCTTGTTCAAATAAAAGAGACTGAACAAGCAATTGGTGAGGCTTTCAATGCTGTTCTTAGAGACGGTCGAGCATCTCGTTGGATTTGATTTTCTGCGCTAGGATGCCAATGCTAGGGAATATGGCATATGCCAATCTCGTTTTCTTTCGACGGCGATGACATTGTCTGGACGCAGCGCTTTGAGTCGCCGACCGTTTACCTCGATACATGCGGCGTGCGCGAGATTGCAAAGAACGACGAGCTCTCCACAAGGTTCGCGGAAGGCCTCAAGGCGCACGGTGGCACCTGGTTGCTCTCGTCCTTATCAATGAGCGAATTCGCGCACTTCGCCGATCCCCGTCACGTTGAGCGGGCGGAACGGCTGCTTGCTCAGGTGGTGCCCCACGTCTACTTCTTTTGGAGCGATCCGGCTGATGCGCAAGATAGTCGGGGAGAGACTGACCCCGCCAAGCGAGCGACGCCACCGGCTGATCGTCGGAACATGGATTACTTCTCGCGCCGGTGGGCGCAGGCGCAGTCGTTTACTGGCGCCTTCAGTGGAGTCTTCCAGTTGGTCCACGAAAGACGAATGGAAATGGCTGAGACCTTGGACGATATCGCTGATAAGTTGGTGGTGACCATGACTCAAAGTCGGCAGCTTCTTGCATACCGGAGCCGAGCAAAGGCAGCGCATCCCAGAGATGGCCGCAGCCGCAAGCAGATTATTTCCGGGGAACTGCTGCGAGTTGTAGTGCTCGACCCCAAGGCAAATTTCACGCGCAACGACGCTATCGACCTAATGCATACAGTGGATGCGGTGGACTATTGCGACCTGGTGCTGCTGGACACTGTTTGGGCAAAAAGGGTTCAGGCGCTTCGCGACCGCATTGCCCAGTCGGGCGTCACCATGCCCTTGGCCCAAGCGTTTGCCATGGGCAAGGGCGGTGTCACAAGTTTCCTGGAGGCGCTCGAACACTGGCGCTCTCCACAACCGAAGGCTTAAATATGCAGGCATTGTTTACGAAGAAGAAGGGGCGCCTGTCCCCATAAGGAAAGGTCATCGCGGCCGTTCACGTGTTGCTAGACAGTGCCAGGGAGGACTAGGCGAAGGCGTCTGCGCGAGGAAGTGGCGCTCCAATGGTCCTACATGATGTGCATTCAATGCCTGCCCGGGCAGGAGGCGTTGGCCGCCATCGACGTGTTGCCTGATGAGCGAGAAGAGAATGGACGCGAGTTTTCGTGACGCTCTTACGTCCCTTAAAAGCCTGCAGTAACGCTTGGTCGTGCTCGCTCGGGTAGAGCTTGATGAGGTCGCGCATCATCTTATCCGCCTCTTTTTAATCGACGTGGATGCCGATCCTTGAACCAATCGTTCCATAGGAACTTCACAATAGAGACCTTGATGTCGGTTCCGAATGGTGGTGTATCGCTATCTTCTGATTGCGACTGGGACGGCTAGAGCAAAATTGGTCGGCTCCGCGCCCCCTTATGGTATTGCATATCCAAAGGCAAGAATATTTTGTAGACAAATTTCATGGGAGTAGGGGGTAGGGAAAATCTGACCTATGACTTTCGAGTGAGCTATGGAGATTTGATTCGTCGCACGGCATGATGGATCAAGGGGAAGGACTTTGCGCTATCGACGTGAGGTGGTCCATACCCCATCTTCCCAGCGTAGAGGATATCCATGAGCTACACCGCCGAGATCAGCAGAACAAGCCCGACCGCCTTTCTCTTCCTCGTCGATCAGTCCGGCTCGATGCAGGACACGATGGGCAATGGGAAGTCTAAGGCGCAGTTCGTAGCAGACGTGCTCAATCGCACCCTAGCCACGCTGATCACGCGATGCACCAAGTCCGAAGGCACCCGTGACTATTTTGAGGTCGGCGTGCTGGGTTACATGGGCAGCTCCGCGGAGAATGGGTTGACAGGCGGCCTTGCCTCAGCCGTGCTCCATCCCATCTCCCAGATCGAAGCCAACCCGCTTCGGGTGGAAAATCGCACCAAGCGGGTTGACGATGGTGCTGGCGGTTTGGTCGACCAATCCATCAAGTTCCCTGTATGGTTTGAAGCCAAGGCATCGGGCGGCACTCCCATGTGCACGGCCATCACGGCCGCGGCGGAGCAACTAGTGGCTTGGTGCGATGCGCACCCTGACAGCTATCCTCCGACCGTCTTGCATGTCACCGACGGCGAGTCGACAGATGGCGATCCGGAAGCGCTGGCAAAACAGCTTCAGCAGATCAGCACGAACGACGGCAACGTGCTGCTGTTCAATCTTCACGTCAGCACCAGCGGCAGCGATCCGGTCAAGTTCCCGACCTCTGATGCGGGTTTGGGTGACGCCTATGCCAAGCTGCTGTTTCGTATGTCTAGTGCCTTACCGCCACACTTGCAGAAGGTCGCGGAGGAGAAGGGCATCAAGGCCACGATGGAGTCCAGGGGGTTTGTGTTCAACGGTGAGATTACCGAGATCGTGGACTTCTTCGACATTGGAACCCGGGCTGCGCAGCTGCGCTGATTATGGCGCTGACCTTCCTCTTTCAGGGGACTGTGCCCAAGCACGTTGAATCGCCTGACGACAACGAGGATGCCTATCTCACGGACCCAGAGCGGGGCCGTGTGGTGGTGTCTGATGGAGCATCCGAGTCGTTCGACGCTCGGAACTGGGCTCGGTTGCTCGTAGACCGGATGATGGAAGAAGAGCTGTCACCGGAGGCTGTAGCCAGTTGCTTGGAGGGCTACGAAGCCTTGCATGACGTTAGCTGCCTTTCTTGGTCCAAAGCAGCTGCCTACGAGCGCGGCAGCTTTGCGACGCTCCTTGTCGCCCAGGACCATCCCGAACGGAACATGGTTCAAATCACCGCGGCGGGCGACAGCTTGGCGGTGTGGGTTGATGGGGGGCAATTGCTGGCTTCTGCTCCGTATACACATTCCGAGCAATTCCAAGAGAAGCCCTTGCTTTTGGCGACTCGCCTCTCCTTGAACCCTGCGGGCGACGAGCAAGCCAGCACTTGGCAATGGGGTTACGAAGAGCAAGGTTACCGGTTGCTGCTGTGCATGACCGATGCATTGGGTGCTTGGCTCTTGGCCCATCAAGAAAAAGACGACCAATCTGCACTGGAAGTGCTTTGTGGGATCCGAGAGGTTGAGGAGCTTGTGAAACTGGTGGATCGGGAGCGCGGCGCCGGACGCCTTCGACGCGATGACTCTACATTGGTCATCGTTTCCGTTACCCGGTCTTAGGGTGTTTGAAGATGGCTTACCCATCCTTGGAGCAATACAACGAGGCCCTTCAGTCGCCGCAGTTTGTCCTGCAAGACCCAGAGCTGAAGCAAGGGAAGCTGAAAACCACAGGCCTGGGACTACCGTTGGCACTTTGCGGCGGGTTTGCGCTGACCTACACAGTCACAGTGGGCACCAGGAAGTTCGCGCTGCGCTGCTTTCACAAGGAATCGCGCGAACTGGAACGTCGTTACCAGGCGATTTCGGCTCGTCTGAAGCAGCTCAATAGCCCTTACTTCTTGCCGTTTGAGTTCAACCCCAACGGCATTCGCATCCAGGGCAATGCGTATCCCATCGTCAAGATGGCTTGGGCCAGCGGGCGCACGCTGGCCGAGTTCCTCGAAGCCGAGCATCGCAACATCGCAGCGCTCCGGAAGTTACGTAGCGCCTTAGCGGCTTTGGCCGCATTTCTTGAGAACAACAACCTTGCTCACGGCGACATCCAGCCGGAGAACGTCATGGTCAGTGCGGATGGGGCGACCATCCAGCTGATTGACTACGATGGTATGTTCGTTGAGTCCCTCAACGGGGCTAAAGCAACCGAGCTGGGACAGCTAAACTTCCAGCATCCCCAGCGCTCAGCGGACAACTTCAGCTCCACGCTGGATCGATTTTCGTTCCTCACACTAGACGTCGCACTTCAAGCGTTGATGGCTTCGCCGAAGATCTGGGCTACGTCCCGATCCGAGCCCAGCGCTGTAGTGTTTCGCCGCAACGATTTTATCAACCTCGGCGCTTCCGCTGTGTTCCAAGAAGCGGTGGCCATTGCTGGACTCAAGTCACACGTTGAGAACCTGGGAAAGGTCGCAGCGGGAAGTTTTGCAGGCATTCCGTCACTGGCCGATTTCCAACAAGGCAAGGGAATCCCGATCGGACCAATCACCATCCGTCCCAACAATGCGGCGGTGGTTTATCAGGGGCCCTACGTGGTTTGCGATGCCACCAACTATGCTCAGGTGCTGGGCATGGTGGGCAATCGCGTCGAGTTAGTGGGAAAGATCCATTCGGTTAAAAATGGATGGACCAATACCAAGAACAGGAGGCCATACGTCTTCGTTAATTTCTCGGATTGGAGAGGGGAATCGGTTAGATTGACAATTTGGGTGGACGGCATTGATGCAATTAAACCGCATGTTCCTGACGCATCGTGGGTAGGGCGCTGGGTGTCCGTGGCGGGCTTGGTGAATCCTCCCTATAGCAAGAGTGGTTACCCCAGCCTATCCATCACTATCACGGCACCTGGCCAGCTTCAGCAGTTACCCGAGAAGGACGCCAAGTTCCGTCTTGCGGTTGCTGGAAAACCAGTTGCTGGGGGCATGTCAGCCAGCAGCAGCCGCAATAGCGACATCCTCATCGATATGGTGGGTAAAGGTGCTTCTGGAACAAAGCTGCCACCGCCTCAGCCGCCTTCCCTACCTCCCGTTCAAACACGCAACCAGCAACTTCTTACCGGGATGCAGCGTCAAACACCGCAGGTCTCTGCGCCTCCGCGGCACACGCCTACACGTTCCTTGCCTCCACGTCCCTCGCCGCCGCCAGCACGCCCGGCATCTTCTTCCAAAAGTGGATGCCTCTCCCTGTTGATCCTGGGAGGCCTGTTGCTCCTGTGGCGACTTGTTGCGGGGTAGGTCGCTTACAGAGAACCTTGTGCGGTGGTAGAGCGTGCTTCAGACCCCGGAGGATGGACACTCATGGCATTCGATTGGTCCCAGCTTCCCCTCGCCAATACCCCTTGGCGCATCCAGGTCGTGGCCGACATCCTCCCGATCCTGATTCGCCGAGCGAAGGAAGGCCGGCCTATCTTCTACGGCGAGTTGGCCGAGCAACTGGAGTCGGAGTTCGGGCACGAACCAAAGGCTCGCAAAACCGTCTATGGCCCTCCTGTGGGGGCGGTCGGTCAGGCCATTGAGCAGCTTGGCCAACGGCCGGAGTGGCAGGGCGAGCGGATCCCGCCGATCAACACTATCGTCGTCAGCAAGAGCACGGGCTATCCGAGCGGGGGCGCTGACGAGATTGCCTACTACTTCTTCGAGGACAACGGCGCCGGCATGGCCGCAGACCGGCTCGCTTACCTCGATGCCGCCATGAATGCGGTCTACCACTACGGCAAATGGGATCAGATCGCTGAGGCCCTGGGTGTGGCCTGGTTGGAGCCTGAGGCAGGCGAAGTCCAGGCGGACCAGGGCGAGGTGCTGCCGCTACCACGAGTCCAGGCAGGCGGCGGCGCAGAGAGTGCCGAGCACCAGGCGCTGAAGCACTGGGTGCGAGAGCATCCCGAGGAACTGCTTGACTTTGGCACCTTCGAGCCTGGAAAAAATGAAGTTGTGTTGAGCAGCGGCGACCGGCTAGACGTGTTGTTCGACAATAATCGCCGGCGTTTGGCCGTGGAAGTGAAGACCAGCAAGTGCTCGGAGGATGAGCTCATGCG
Proteins encoded:
- a CDS encoding DUF1629 domain-containing protein, which gives rise to MTNQPKPGAFYMVVSDMESNRQPCGVRFDNLRQLRSPPRVILRPEGGGFPSMLEQPQMTYDPSAGPEPRDLEPGFGGYWLVSERLHDVMCSVDPRAFAFIEVDYRLADGIKGPPHFLCDVVRELDALDEESSRLKIEVDDEFVRGKFYYFGGGASLAFRREVLGDSRVFRLPFNPSVFCDREFKGAVHDAGIPDDAEVSGISFIDASDL
- a CDS encoding DUF1629 domain-containing protein — encoded protein: MDGTQRMETMTTGEPMKGEFFELLPDARRGGKGHGVVFENENVLRTPPRLIVKPKEGGFPPLRETPRLVYHPNEGVLPQDLEGGFSGYWLVSERLRRVMESVDADAFVFAEADYRLADGSEGPTVFLCDVVRTLDALDEEASELNIEISDDFEAGKYYDLTGNIRLAFRRDVLGSAHVFRLSFHGGVFCDRTFKEAVQAARIVTRSKSNGLWLYDTVNCCVENKGSKKESIHV
- a CDS encoding vWA domain-containing protein, which produces MSYTAEISRTSPTAFLFLVDQSGSMQDTMGNGKSKAQFVADVLNRTLATLITRCTKSEGTRDYFEVGVLGYMGSSAENGLTGGLASAVLHPISQIEANPLRVENRTKRVDDGAGGLVDQSIKFPVWFEAKASGGTPMCTAITAAAEQLVAWCDAHPDSYPPTVLHVTDGESTDGDPEALAKQLQQISTNDGNVLLFNLHVSTSGSDPVKFPTSDAGLGDAYAKLLFRMSSALPPHLQKVAEEKGIKATMESRGFVFNGEITEIVDFFDIGTRAAQLR
- a CDS encoding thermonuclease family protein gives rise to the protein MALKGLLVLFLVFASVPGVAAELVGRATVTDGDTLTVAKQRIRLWGIDAPESAQQCSTKDGRSWPCGRRSAAALDGYVLDKTVRCQPKDTDRYGRVVAECFVQGQSVNRWMVSSGWAVAYRQYATAFIADEADARQHQRNLWQGPFQMPVDYRRSKRDQTASQTPAAARPVSSGCRMKGNISRQGKKIYHVPGQRDYERTSIDLSYGERMFCRPEEAARAGWQPAKR
- a CDS encoding XVIPCD domain-containing protein; translated protein: MPDKPLFQPHHAIEQQAFTRDPLLQVLVDTGRFNKDAATNLINLPNDKALAHAIGVTPHTGRPIKDYGLGLNYVLERLATTKDGQAALMEDPDALDRVALKVQRLSDTAQVALINGDLRTNIALGQTMDQTRSVTQAFFVDPNGYAAQNATQLDAHAQASANARQWGGVTHSEGRIVSTLQHFHSSGQPLLGGGNLDIQRHGLSQAISSAYHDGRLTISPSGVAVVENTLGEEAAQNLRVPRGQRGEVAMQLLMGEASARGLTRAGGLLATGADAVMTARAASALMEQGNTTAAQSEVQHAIARNAGGWAGGASTAAALGSSSGFVPAALVVGDAVLMSKAFDKAVDLKENRDIFHQTDKAGVDWQFNGRNWDRQGQLQEGQGKAVEQDVVASYAKSQELGAMANAKAAEFALGKAPPPQDPFNLPAKADDRTGLDNQNWHRNPATESWERQVKTGVTGADDRGVYEPQIANADQTQRLNQEALARIEGNIATGREAIAQAYLESHAAQRGQDYGVGVPAAVENARAKPDQVQGHDGQLYQRTAEGHWAGKDGVASGNLAVELELTNQIRQPSLERAQENLAAIEARPAPTAAQMEHNELLHRYRAVGIDLNAQENNLEAVKLATQRTQEAEGLTGRMVQRLKPNEQGQYGYDSPIVHYQVGQDGVAHQVAVTTSDELRQAKAELGQPAMAHVPTLATVSVSAPGRSKEQDAEPAQEKAAQGPMLADNPAHPDHPTYQTIHSWVSGTGNWNEEESRNVTAALYKQQTEDPLVKRVDRVTGALGKDGAENVLAVYAPFGDKLPIFHARVDGREAAQQPAEQNLVQAEVIKQDQVRQQQLEMSQQQNTQVQIGLGRSF
- a CDS encoding restriction endonuclease; the protein is MKANPTKPDAHLEKLVAQVRAVTEAWGNKHDFLHDSGHKDPLKHYDSEPGEGEPLLTFWSEGDARRVLYEGYEEADELLEELEKLGVFLEWDDSVTANYYLIDQETELQRQFDALAQWKWTCRLIEADTADVSGDIYSYFAQNPEDFHRLPHRAFEELISSIFAARGWKTRVGPGSGDKGVDVRIWQESPLDDNLTLIQAKRYAKHQPIGLEAVAALEAHSKREQANGLFITTSRYLPGVHDWAGRESVLQLADTSDLREWCREASHLAMKERAHALALESLLPLLHRIREGVAYDRLVACSETTSFCVVLKENATGALLAHIPSVLVAGDLHRGAKMPVLDGQVVEEMPGGAVFRAIRKVTDSRVHYWGKRRYYTPWDGQPLWYDTWD